ACCCGCTGGGATTGTTCTCGATGGTGGCATTGGCCAGATGGGTGATGGTCCCGAAAGAAACCGACTGTGCAACCCGGGCCTGGTTGGACGAGAAGGTGCCGCCGGTTTCGGAGGCACAGCCCACGGCCAGGACAAAGTATAAAGCGGTCAGTGAGCAAACGATCCTATTTGCATTCATGTTCGACCCCTTCTTCGATTGGATGCGGGCGGTGGTCGCCTTGCGGCTGTTTCAAGAACTGACAGTCATTTAGTAACTATTTCGCTGGGAACAATCAAGTCAAATTGGGGGCCCATTCCTAACGGCGGCAGCATCCGTCGGATTAAACCCGCCCGTCACCCCACCGCCGACAACCTCAACCTCCCCTCTGCGGCCGCCTGCCGCCGACCGCAGTGCGCCCTTCGGCGCGATTTACTGACTTGACAAGTAGAGCTAAGCAATAGTATTGAGATCCATTTAAATGACCGCTGGCGGTTTTCGGCGCGTTTTTAACGATTTCCTTACATTTCCCGCCCCAAAGGCCTGGTTTGGCCAGCGCGCGGCCTCTCTTGCGACCTTTTTTTTGCCATCCGCCGCGGGGGTGGTCATCATCTAGCCCATAGACATGAAACCGCACCGTACCGGTGCGCAGGAGATACCTTGACCCACTTCAAACGCCGCCTGCTGATCGGTTTCGGGGTCTGCCTGGTGGTTTTGGCGGGGCTGGGGGTCTGGTTCTACCAAGTCTATTTTGCCTCCACGGTCAGCGCCCTGCAGCGCGCCGAGGCCTTTTTGTTTCGCCGCATGCAGGTCGCGCAGCTCAACCAGCAGGGCGAGTACCGTTTTTTTTTCGTCACCAACCGCCGTGCGGAGGGCGATGAAGGGTCGCTGGAGGAGCGCTTCGGGACCGAGCGCGAGGAGGCCCTCAAATTCGGGTTTTTTGACGTCAAGATCGAGCCCTCCCTGGGCCTGGGGATGATCATCAACCCCACCGAGTGGTTCCAGAACGAGGAGATCAAGCTCAAGGCGGTGCAAACGCTTGATCAATCGGCATTCGTCGCCCAGGTGCAACAGCTCGTTCAGGAATCCCCCTACCGCGCGCTCTTGATGGTGGTGCACGGGTTCCGCGAGGCCTTTCCCTCGGCTCTCCGCAAGACCACGTTTTTGGGCCACGTGCTGGACATCAACACGCCGGTGCTCCTCTTCGACTGGCCCGGCAACCAGGGCAGCTCACCGGCGGGCTACCGGCGGGCGCAACGGGTGGCCAAAGCCTCCGGGGCGGAGCTGGCCCGCACCCTGGAGCTGATCATTCGCGAGATCCAGCCCGAGCGGCTGTGGCTGATCGCCAACAGCATGGGGGCACAGGTGGCCGTCGACGCCTTCCGGCTGCTCTACGAGCAGGCGGACCTGGCCGATGCCGAGACCGAGATCGCCGATGTCATGCTGACCGCACCGGACGTCGACTTCGAGGAGTTCGACGCCCATTTTCAGCAGGCCCTCAAGGCCCTGGCCCGCAAAACCACGATCTACGTCTCCTCCAACGACCGGGCCCTGGTGGCCAGCCGCCTCCTCAACCGCGGCCGGCGGCGGGGGGAAAGCACCCTGAGCCCCAGCGAGCTGGAAGCGGCCGCGCGGGTGGTGGACCACGACCCGGACAGCGAGGAGGTCACCGTGGTGGATGTCACGCCGGTCAACCGCACCCGCAACTTCCACAATTTCAGCCTGGAAACGCCGGAGTTTTTCGACGACGTCTTCCTGCGTCTGACCAACACCGAAACCCCCCGCAGCCGCCTGATCTACGCGGTCCAGGCCCCCAACGGCACGATCTACTGGATCCTGACCCGCGGTCGCTAGCCGGAGAACCTATGACACGCACCGCCTGTGGGACCATACGCCTGCCGCTTCGCCT
This portion of the Desulfobacteraceae bacterium genome encodes:
- a CDS encoding alpha/beta fold hydrolase: MTHFKRRLLIGFGVCLVVLAGLGVWFYQVYFASTVSALQRAEAFLFRRMQVAQLNQQGEYRFFFVTNRRAEGDEGSLEERFGTEREEALKFGFFDVKIEPSLGLGMIINPTEWFQNEEIKLKAVQTLDQSAFVAQVQQLVQESPYRALLMVVHGFREAFPSALRKTTFLGHVLDINTPVLLFDWPGNQGSSPAGYRRAQRVAKASGAELARTLELIIREIQPERLWLIANSMGAQVAVDAFRLLYEQADLADAETEIADVMLTAPDVDFEEFDAHFQQALKALARKTTIYVSSNDRALVASRLLNRGRRRGESTLSPSELEAAARVVDHDPDSEEVTVVDVTPVNRTRNFHNFSLETPEFFDDVFLRLTNTETPRSRLIYAVQAPNGTIYWILTRGR